A genome region from Nocardia sp. NBC_00565 includes the following:
- a CDS encoding helix-turn-helix transcriptional regulator: MSGAQVAAGYRERRSRLPGAVVWTNTNATGEKALPVLPDGCMDLLWHDGRLLVAGPDTRAYMAEGRAETRWAGIRFAPGSAPALLGVPAHELRDARVELADLWPSATVRRLAEQVGAAEDPLAALEVIAMRRAYDTDPPDPVLRRIVDALSAGWSVAATAEAAGLGARVLHRRSLAAFGYGPKTLARILRLQRALAVARSGVPLADTAFRTGFADQAHLARDVRELAGMPLSELLARS, encoded by the coding sequence GTGAGTGGCGCGCAGGTGGCGGCGGGCTATCGGGAGCGGCGGTCGCGGCTTCCGGGTGCCGTTGTGTGGACGAACACCAACGCCACCGGGGAAAAGGCGCTGCCGGTGCTGCCGGATGGCTGTATGGATCTGTTGTGGCACGACGGCAGGTTGCTGGTCGCCGGGCCGGACACTCGGGCGTATATGGCCGAGGGCCGGGCGGAGACCCGGTGGGCGGGGATTCGGTTCGCGCCGGGGAGCGCGCCCGCGCTGCTGGGGGTGCCCGCGCACGAATTGCGCGATGCCCGGGTCGAGTTGGCGGATCTGTGGCCATCGGCGACGGTTCGTCGGCTCGCGGAACAAGTCGGCGCCGCCGAGGATCCGCTGGCCGCGCTCGAGGTGATCGCGATGCGACGCGCATACGACACCGACCCGCCGGATCCGGTATTGCGGCGGATCGTGGACGCATTGTCGGCCGGATGGTCGGTGGCGGCGACCGCCGAAGCCGCGGGGCTGGGGGCGCGGGTGCTGCATCGGCGCTCGCTCGCGGCCTTCGGGTACGGGCCAAAGACGTTGGCGCGGATCCTGCGGCTGCAGCGGGCGCTCGCGGTGGCCCGCAGCGGAGTGCCACTGGCGGACACCGCGTTTCGCACCGGGTTCGCCGATCAAGCCCATCTCGCGCGCGATGTGCGTGAACTGGCAGGCATGCCGTTGAGCGAGTTGCTGGCCCGCTCATAG
- a CDS encoding dienelactone hydrolase family protein encodes MTMSVAFSTLDVPTADGNADSYLARPDDGTAHPGVLFYMDAYGLRPWLREMMEAIAAHGYTVLAPNIFYRTGRAPILPMPDSADPAAHAKFFVALGPARAALTPDKAVVYPNTRHGFTMRDTPVFDQAAYDRHLTDLLALLRRASPST; translated from the coding sequence ATGACGATGTCCGTCGCATTCAGCACCCTCGATGTCCCCACCGCCGACGGCAATGCCGATTCCTACCTGGCCCGACCCGATGACGGCACGGCTCACCCCGGCGTGCTGTTCTATATGGACGCCTACGGCCTGCGGCCCTGGTTGCGCGAAATGATGGAAGCCATCGCGGCCCATGGCTATACCGTGCTGGCACCCAACATTTTCTACCGAACCGGACGCGCGCCGATACTGCCCATGCCCGATTCCGCGGATCCGGCGGCGCACGCGAAATTCTTTGTCGCACTTGGTCCGGCGCGGGCGGCGCTCACACCCGATAAGGCGGTCGTCTACCCGAATACCCGGCACGGCTTCACCATGCGCGATACCCCGGTCTTCGATCAGGCGGCCTACGACCGCCATCTGACCGACCTGCTCGCGCTCCTGCGGCGGGCCTCCCCGAGTACATAG
- a CDS encoding threonine/serine dehydratase has protein sequence MELTYGDVKTASDRISGYVRPVALAPGDAVPTTGSGPCELWLALEFMQHTGSFKARGARNFIQAHRDDGTLSDAGVTIASGGNAGLACAWAARGQGVRATVFLPTTAPTVKVERLRGYGADVRLVGTEYAEALAACREYAHSSGALLSHAYDNPCIASGAGTLMMEIHRQLPRLDTVVVAVGGGGLFAGIATAAHHYGVRTIAVEPENCRALHAAIQAGTIVDAPVDSVAADSLGARRATELALYAAQNYDVTSVLVPDEDIIATRQALWHDRRLAVEHAAATALAALTTSTYRPEPGERVCVVLCGANTDPSDLAR, from the coding sequence ATGGAGTTGACCTACGGCGACGTCAAGACCGCGAGCGATCGGATCAGCGGATACGTGCGGCCGGTCGCGCTGGCACCAGGGGACGCGGTCCCGACGACCGGATCCGGCCCCTGCGAGCTGTGGCTGGCGCTGGAATTCATGCAGCACACCGGTTCGTTCAAAGCCCGTGGCGCGCGCAACTTCATCCAGGCACACCGAGATGATGGCACCCTGTCGGACGCGGGTGTGACCATCGCCTCCGGCGGGAACGCGGGACTCGCGTGCGCATGGGCGGCGCGCGGACAGGGCGTGCGGGCGACGGTGTTCCTGCCGACCACCGCACCGACGGTGAAGGTCGAGCGGCTGCGCGGCTACGGCGCGGACGTGCGCCTGGTCGGCACGGAGTATGCCGAGGCGCTTGCCGCCTGCCGCGAATATGCCCACAGCAGCGGCGCTCTGCTCTCCCACGCCTACGACAACCCCTGCATAGCGTCTGGTGCGGGCACGTTGATGATGGAGATCCACCGCCAGCTCCCCCGGCTGGATACCGTCGTCGTCGCGGTCGGCGGCGGCGGTCTGTTCGCCGGAATCGCCACCGCCGCACACCACTACGGCGTCCGGACGATCGCGGTCGAACCGGAGAACTGCCGGGCGCTGCACGCCGCGATCCAAGCAGGCACGATCGTCGACGCACCGGTCGACTCGGTCGCCGCCGATTCCCTCGGCGCCCGCCGCGCAACCGAGCTGGCGCTGTATGCGGCCCAGAACTACGACGTCACCTCGGTTCTCGTCCCCGACGAGGACATCATCGCGACCCGCCAGGCGTTGTGGCACGACCGCCGCTTGGCCGTCGAACACGCTGCCGCAACCGCTCTCGCCGCCCTGACCACCAGCACCTATCGCCCCGAACCCGGCGAACGGGTCTGCGTCGTGCTGTGTGGCGCCAACACCGACCCTTCGGACCTGGCGCGCTAG
- a CDS encoding thioredoxin family protein — MSVQSLMVPVGTPAPDFALPDLDGRTHARADYLGGPGLLVIFACNHCPYVRHIEAELGQVLASVAMPTVAICTNDADAYPDDAPDRLRAQADRAGWKFPYLIDATQEVGRAFHAACTPDFFLYDADLALAYRGAFDESTPGNGKPVTGNDLRAAIESVLAGAPVPEPHRPSMGCSIKWRARG, encoded by the coding sequence ATGTCGGTCCAATCCCTTATGGTCCCGGTCGGTACGCCCGCCCCGGACTTCGCCCTGCCCGATCTCGACGGTCGCACGCACGCCCGCGCCGACTACCTGGGCGGGCCCGGACTGTTGGTCATCTTCGCCTGTAACCACTGCCCATACGTGCGGCACATCGAAGCCGAGCTCGGCCAGGTGCTCGCCAGCGTGGCAATGCCGACCGTGGCGATCTGCACCAACGATGCCGACGCCTACCCGGACGACGCGCCCGATCGGCTGCGCGCCCAAGCCGACCGGGCCGGATGGAAGTTCCCCTATCTGATCGACGCGACACAGGAGGTGGGCCGGGCGTTCCACGCCGCGTGCACGCCCGACTTCTTCCTCTACGACGCCGACCTCGCACTCGCCTACCGTGGCGCGTTCGACGAATCCACGCCGGGCAACGGTAAGCCGGTGACCGGCAACGACTTACGCGCCGCGATCGAGTCCGTACTCGCTGGAGCGCCTGTGCCCGAACCGCATAGGCCGAGCATGGGCTGCTCCATCAAATGGCGTGCGCGCGGCTAG
- a CDS encoding SGNH/GDSL hydrolase family protein, translated as MTTATLPTTEETDPFCLPPLDAAALLFDAPWRRFAVIGDSLSAGTGDPSPGYASIGWADRVADTLRRVHPDLAYLNTARDGATTAQALRDQADRLTAFAPDLLHLPSGANDIVRRTPDFAEIEATLRDMYRFAAGTGAQLLTFTLGKAYVVPVFPDWGSRVRAVNDITRRLAAEYGALVVDMWAHPINDRENLLSADRIHFSASGQAVLAAEVVKCLAHQLGERVPK; from the coding sequence ATGACCACGGCAACGCTCCCGACCACCGAGGAAACCGATCCCTTCTGCCTGCCGCCACTGGACGCGGCCGCGCTGCTCTTCGACGCGCCGTGGCGGCGGTTCGCGGTGATCGGAGATAGTCTCTCGGCCGGAACCGGCGACCCGAGTCCCGGCTACGCCAGCATCGGCTGGGCCGATCGGGTCGCGGATACCCTGCGCCGGGTCCACCCCGACCTGGCCTACCTCAACACCGCGCGAGATGGGGCGACCACCGCACAGGCGCTGCGAGACCAAGCGGATCGGCTCACCGCATTCGCACCCGACCTACTCCACCTGCCGAGCGGCGCGAACGATATCGTGCGGCGCACACCGGATTTCGCCGAGATCGAGGCGACGCTGCGGGATATGTACCGCTTCGCGGCCGGGACCGGCGCCCAGCTGTTGACCTTCACCCTGGGCAAAGCCTATGTCGTGCCAGTCTTTCCGGACTGGGGCTCGCGGGTACGGGCAGTCAACGACATCACCCGCCGCCTGGCCGCCGAATACGGCGCACTCGTCGTCGATATGTGGGCGCATCCGATCAACGACCGGGAGAACCTGCTGAGCGCGGACCGCATCCACTTCTCCGCCTCGGGGCAAGCGGTGCTGGCCGCCGAAGTCGTCAAATGCCTTGCGCACCAACTCGGTGAGCGCGTGCCCAAATGA
- a CDS encoding TetR/AcrR family transcriptional regulator, translated as MREASRSDSMRGGGRVAGGPEDKRLLRGARSRQLVLRQAVDTASLDGLDGLSFGKLAADTGLSKAGVQTLFKTKETLQLAALDFAREMFIDAVIRPARTRPHGVQRLRALIDYWISYAETPLFAGGCYRVANMADFDSRPGPVRDALVRDQHDWTATIAHELRHAVDAGEIADLDTDLAAFQLDAVLCAANTALRLGDTEAADKVRRVVESFLTPPA; from the coding sequence ATGAGGGAAGCATCGCGCAGCGATTCGATGAGGGGTGGTGGCCGGGTGGCGGGTGGGCCCGAGGACAAGCGGCTGCTGCGCGGTGCGCGCAGTCGGCAGCTGGTGCTGCGTCAGGCCGTCGACACTGCCTCGCTCGACGGTCTCGACGGGCTGAGCTTCGGCAAACTTGCCGCCGACACCGGCCTCAGCAAGGCAGGCGTGCAGACGTTGTTCAAGACGAAGGAGACGCTGCAACTGGCGGCGCTCGACTTCGCCCGCGAGATGTTCATCGACGCCGTCATCCGCCCCGCACGCACGCGACCCCATGGGGTGCAACGCCTGCGCGCCCTGATCGACTACTGGATCAGCTACGCCGAAACCCCGCTGTTCGCGGGCGGCTGCTACCGCGTCGCCAATATGGCGGACTTCGACAGCCGCCCCGGCCCGGTCCGCGATGCCCTGGTCCGCGACCAGCACGACTGGACCGCCACCATCGCCCACGAACTGCGTCATGCGGTCGACGCGGGCGAAATCGCCGACCTGGATACCGATCTCGCGGCCTTCCAACTCGACGCGGTCCTCTGCGCCGCCAACACGGCCCTGCGCCTCGGCGACACCGAGGCGGCCGACAAGGTCCGCCGAGTTGTCGAATCCTTCCTTACGCCACCGGCATAA
- a CDS encoding META domain-containing protein: MTENGRPRFLVRGTRITLWFVDETHRLSAHAGGNTVMFEVDTDSGVLKTRSPFSTVLSFAPALIDQDAWLTEFLLRAPAWTTANGTLILTGDRTTIELQQTPDRP, translated from the coding sequence GTGACCGAGAACGGCAGGCCGCGATTCCTGGTCCGCGGCACCCGGATCACCCTGTGGTTCGTCGACGAGACGCACCGCCTGTCCGCCCACGCGGGCGGCAATACGGTGATGTTCGAGGTGGACACCGACAGCGGTGTGCTGAAAACGCGATCCCCCTTCTCGACTGTCCTGTCTTTCGCCCCGGCACTCATCGACCAGGACGCCTGGCTCACCGAATTCCTACTCCGGGCCCCCGCCTGGACCACCGCCAATGGCACCCTCATCCTCACCGGCGACCGCACCACCATCGAACTTCAACAAACCCCCGACCGCCCCTGA